A genomic stretch from Halorhodospira halophila SL1 includes:
- a CDS encoding Hsp70 family protein, translating into MNDIIIGIDLGTTNSEVAVVRNGQVQLIEVEDAYLMPSAVGLDEEGGLLVGYAARNQLALHPERTVRSIKRRMGEDIKVPLGDRSYTPQEISAVILARLKQAAEVQLGEPVRKAVITVPAYFSDAQRQATRDAGTLAGLEVVRIINEPTAAALAYESDQAERRHILVYDLGGGTFDVSVVRMEQDVVEVLASHGNNHLGGDDFDALIVDQLRAHVKDEHGIDPADDPRAMARLRHTAEAAKMELSSAPIARIEEAYLLEGRNGPVNLSVDLTRADYEAMIEPLLDETLEAVRIALEDAELAVTDLDEIVLVGGTTRTPRIQQRLEELLGLQPRSEIDPDLCVAMGAAIQGGVIAGEKVASMLVDVTPYTFGTSAIAELNGERYPYCFIPVIRKNTPIPVTRSEAFFTSYDGQEAIDVRVFQGEDPDALNNTQIGSFRIEGLSDVPAGNVIITTFSLDVNGILHVSSVEKLTGKRKEITIDSATARFEREEMGAARERVQDLIDSDAATQQTMTDSAGYRSTELIERAERLLDHATPEDREDLVDAIEQLRDALQQEDQAALEQAREALSDLVFYLES; encoded by the coding sequence GTGAACGACATCATCATCGGCATCGATCTGGGCACCACCAACTCCGAGGTGGCCGTCGTTCGCAACGGCCAAGTGCAGCTCATCGAGGTCGAGGACGCCTACCTGATGCCCTCCGCCGTCGGGCTCGACGAGGAGGGTGGCCTGCTCGTCGGTTACGCGGCCCGCAACCAGCTGGCGCTGCACCCGGAGCGAACCGTGCGCTCGATCAAGCGGCGCATGGGAGAAGACATCAAGGTACCGCTGGGGGATCGCAGCTACACGCCCCAGGAGATCTCCGCGGTGATCCTCGCCCGTCTCAAGCAGGCAGCCGAGGTGCAACTCGGCGAGCCGGTGCGCAAGGCGGTGATCACCGTGCCGGCCTACTTCTCCGACGCCCAGCGCCAGGCCACCCGCGACGCCGGCACACTGGCCGGGCTGGAGGTCGTGCGCATCATCAACGAACCCACGGCCGCCGCGCTCGCCTACGAGAGTGACCAAGCCGAGCGCAGGCACATCCTCGTCTACGACCTCGGCGGCGGCACCTTCGACGTCTCCGTCGTGCGTATGGAGCAGGATGTGGTCGAGGTCCTCGCCAGCCACGGCAACAACCACCTGGGCGGCGACGATTTTGACGCCCTGATCGTCGATCAGCTGCGCGCCCACGTAAAGGACGAACACGGGATCGATCCGGCGGACGACCCACGCGCCATGGCGCGACTCCGCCACACCGCCGAGGCGGCCAAGATGGAGCTCTCCAGCGCCCCGATCGCCCGGATCGAGGAGGCCTACCTGCTGGAAGGCCGCAACGGCCCTGTCAATCTGTCGGTGGACCTGACCCGCGCGGATTACGAGGCGATGATTGAGCCCCTCCTCGACGAGACCCTGGAGGCTGTGCGCATCGCCCTTGAGGACGCCGAGCTGGCCGTCACCGACCTCGACGAGATCGTGCTGGTCGGCGGCACAACCCGCACCCCCCGGATCCAGCAGCGACTCGAGGAGCTGCTCGGGCTCCAGCCACGCAGCGAGATCGACCCCGATCTGTGCGTAGCGATGGGCGCCGCCATCCAGGGGGGCGTGATCGCCGGCGAGAAGGTGGCGAGCATGCTCGTCGACGTCACCCCGTATACCTTCGGCACCAGTGCCATCGCCGAGCTCAACGGGGAGCGCTACCCGTACTGCTTCATCCCGGTCATCCGCAAGAACACCCCTATCCCGGTGACCCGCAGTGAGGCGTTCTTCACCTCCTACGATGGCCAGGAGGCGATCGACGTCCGCGTCTTCCAGGGGGAGGACCCGGATGCATTGAACAACACCCAGATCGGCTCATTCCGCATCGAGGGGCTGAGCGATGTACCCGCCGGCAACGTGATCATCACCACCTTCTCCCTGGACGTGAACGGCATCCTGCACGTCTCGTCGGTGGAGAAGCTCACCGGCAAGCGCAAGGAGATCACCATCGACAGCGCCACGGCGCGCTTCGAACGGGAGGAGATGGGCGCAGCCCGTGAGCGGGTCCAGGATCTGATCGATAGCGACGCCGCCACCCAGCAGACCATGACCGATTCGGCCGGTTACCGGAGCACGGAGTTAATCGAGCGGGCCGAACGACTCCTCGATCACGCCACCCCCGAGGATCGCGAGGACCTCGTCGACGCCATCGAGCAGCTGCGCGACGCGTTGCAGCAGGAGGATCAGGCCGCCCTCGAACAGGCCCGCGAGGCCCTGTCCGATCTGGTGTTCTACCTGGAGTCCTGA
- a CDS encoding nucleotide exchange factor GrpE, with translation MDSNEREALVARFRDYLERSDGAPQEEQAPQTPDLYTLLNEMAALKNDVRLESRQYKSALDQLSEDCEMLRQQNGQLQEHLERERRRADLAHDDAEQAVLQELLDLRDRLAAGHRQVATHRPGWLARLGGTRRYLSSVAQGMEMNLRHLDEILARRGVQVQETVQKPFDPQTMHAVDTTTEPGADHGVVVREVRQGFLRGGRVLRTAEVIVNKKDSKS, from the coding sequence ATGGACAGCAACGAGCGCGAGGCGCTGGTCGCGCGCTTTCGCGACTACCTGGAACGCAGCGATGGGGCGCCGCAGGAGGAGCAGGCACCGCAGACCCCGGACCTCTACACCCTGCTCAACGAGATGGCGGCACTCAAGAACGACGTCCGCCTCGAGTCGCGCCAGTACAAATCGGCCCTCGACCAGCTGAGCGAGGACTGTGAGATGCTGCGCCAGCAGAATGGACAACTGCAGGAACACCTGGAGCGGGAACGCCGCCGAGCGGATCTGGCCCACGACGACGCCGAACAGGCCGTGCTCCAGGAACTGCTCGATCTGCGCGACCGCCTCGCCGCCGGACACCGACAGGTCGCCACCCACCGGCCCGGCTGGCTGGCTCGGCTCGGCGGTACCCGCCGGTATCTGTCCAGCGTGGCTCAGGGCATGGAGATGAACCTGCGCCACCTGGATGAGATCCTGGCGCGCCGCGGTGTGCAGGTCCAGGAGACCGTCCAGAAGCCCTTCGACCCGCAGACCATGCACGCCGTGGATACAACCACCGAGCCCGGAGCGGATCACGGCGTCGTGGTGCGCGAGGTCCGTCAGGGCTTCCTGCGCGGCGGCCGGGTCCTGCGCACCGCCGAGGTCATCGTCAACAAGAAGGACAGCAAGTCGTGA
- a CDS encoding zinc ribbon domain-containing protein — MDRCPNCRARADDQAQHCRRCGMELALLRCTDQAADRRLQEGVRQMAAGDRGAAEEALQQVLTLRADPLARHLIGFLRAPAGSSD; from the coding sequence ATGGATCGCTGCCCCAACTGTCGCGCCCGGGCCGACGATCAGGCGCAGCACTGCCGGCGCTGCGGCATGGAGCTGGCACTGCTGCGGTGCACCGATCAGGCCGCCGATCGGAGGCTCCAGGAAGGGGTCCGGCAGATGGCCGCCGGCGACCGGGGCGCAGCCGAGGAGGCGCTGCAACAGGTCCTGACCCTGCGCGCCGACCCCCTGGCCCGACACCTCATCGGTTTCCTGAGGGCACCCGCCGGATCGTCCGACTGA